In Chryseobacterium gleum, a single genomic region encodes these proteins:
- a CDS encoding endo-beta-N-acetylglucosaminidase H has translation MRKKSFFIPLMALMLQSAPLLKAQQLDPLGVCYVEVNNNNMLNAGSYTLQNTNRQLFDVAIIFAANINYDVSKNRAYISNNNNVTKVLNDVNTYVKPLQQKGIKVLLDLLGNHQGAGISNFPDRAAAKDFAMQVAHTVYTYGLDGVDLDDEYAGYGNNGTGQPNNSSFVMLLQELKAAMPDKLITFYYYGPATTRQSYNGDLAGNYINYTWNAMYSTYNAPVVPPLDKSKISAAATWIQNSNPGSTSATILASLATSTKNDQYGVFMWYDLPGTNVASYLSTGSNILYNENTLLSGQLYSWSQGQTCDPPLGLDVSNVTGTSAKLNWTSNASQSYNIDYKPVNSTVWTNVASNYSGNNIVINNLTLNTDYDWRIQSNCSPTLTSTYIFAPRFNSGSGCTTPSGLTSGGFLGNTAQLSWDAGNATSYTLQYKTASATTWSEIPNITTNSYSLQNLTPNTNYVWKVQASCAGGTASTYSGEGSFNSGFAPVTSPGARSLSFNGSTHYLNAGQFNLSGNAVSFEGWVKVNAFKTAFPYISSVLGVEVGDNNSAMLRFGDGNLANNKLQFILSFGSSQVKLNTNTAFNTNTWYHIAATYDGTAMKIYVNGNLDATFAVTGNFTANGILYLGRNYDNSRTLNGFLDEFRVWKRALTPQEILSNSCNVPANSTGLEANWKMDEGSGMGALDATANTHFATLINMTDANWRTDVACTSSLAVKDLESVKENSAAYPNPVKRGNDIHFVINDNAATEVALYDVSGKLFKKQNINQNNNAVNTQDLISGTYIYKITSSNSKVLSTGKVIVK, from the coding sequence ATGAGAAAAAAATCCTTTTTTATTCCCTTAATGGCACTCATGCTTCAATCTGCTCCATTGCTCAAAGCACAGCAGCTTGATCCTTTGGGAGTCTGCTATGTGGAAGTGAACAACAATAATATGCTGAATGCAGGTTCATATACCTTGCAGAATACGAACAGACAGCTTTTTGATGTTGCGATTATCTTTGCAGCTAATATCAATTATGATGTTTCCAAAAACAGAGCTTACATCTCAAACAATAACAACGTTACCAAAGTCCTGAACGATGTTAATACCTACGTAAAACCTTTACAACAAAAAGGAATAAAAGTATTGCTGGATCTTTTAGGAAACCACCAGGGAGCAGGAATCTCCAATTTTCCTGACCGTGCAGCGGCAAAAGATTTCGCAATGCAGGTGGCTCATACTGTTTATACCTACGGACTGGATGGGGTGGACCTTGATGATGAATATGCAGGATACGGAAATAACGGAACAGGACAGCCTAATAACAGTTCTTTTGTAATGCTTTTGCAGGAATTGAAAGCCGCAATGCCGGATAAATTGATAACTTTTTATTACTACGGTCCGGCTACCACAAGGCAGAGTTATAACGGAGATTTAGCAGGAAATTATATCAATTATACATGGAATGCGATGTACAGCACCTACAATGCTCCGGTTGTTCCACCTCTTGATAAATCTAAAATTTCTGCTGCAGCAACATGGATCCAAAACTCGAATCCAGGTTCTACATCTGCAACAATATTGGCAAGCTTAGCGACCAGCACCAAGAATGACCAATATGGAGTATTTATGTGGTATGATTTGCCGGGAACCAATGTAGCCAGTTATCTGAGCACAGGTTCCAATATCCTTTACAACGAAAATACGCTCTTAAGCGGTCAGCTATATTCATGGTCTCAGGGGCAAACCTGTGATCCGCCATTGGGACTTGATGTTTCCAATGTAACAGGAACTTCAGCAAAACTGAACTGGACTTCCAATGCTTCCCAATCTTATAATATTGATTACAAGCCGGTCAACTCAACAGTATGGACGAATGTAGCCAGCAATTATTCAGGAAATAATATTGTGATCAATAATCTTACCCTGAATACAGATTATGACTGGAGAATTCAGTCCAATTGCTCACCGACATTAACAAGTACTTATATTTTTGCACCAAGGTTTAACTCCGGAAGTGGTTGCACTACACCATCAGGATTAACTTCCGGAGGTTTCCTTGGTAATACGGCACAACTGTCATGGGATGCAGGAAATGCCACTTCATATACACTGCAATACAAAACAGCTTCAGCAACAACATGGTCTGAAATTCCGAATATTACCACCAACTCCTACTCATTACAGAATTTAACGCCTAACACAAACTATGTATGGAAAGTACAGGCTTCATGTGCGGGAGGAACTGCAAGTACCTATTCAGGAGAAGGATCATTTAATAGTGGTTTCGCACCGGTTACAAGTCCCGGAGCAAGGTCACTTTCTTTTAACGGAAGCACACACTATCTTAATGCAGGACAATTTAACCTGAGTGGAAATGCAGTGAGCTTTGAGGGCTGGGTAAAAGTAAATGCTTTCAAAACAGCTTTCCCTTACATTTCATCAGTGTTAGGAGTGGAAGTAGGAGATAATAACTCTGCGATGCTTCGTTTCGGAGACGGCAACCTCGCGAATAATAAGCTTCAATTCATATTGAGCTTTGGTTCATCACAGGTGAAATTGAATACGAATACAGCATTCAACACCAATACATGGTATCATATAGCAGCCACTTATGATGGTACAGCCATGAAAATTTATGTCAACGGTAATCTTGATGCAACCTTTGCGGTGACAGGAAACTTTACGGCAAACGGAATTCTTTATCTGGGAAGAAACTATGACAATTCCCGTACACTCAACGGCTTCCTTGATGAATTCAGAGTTTGGAAACGAGCACTGACCCCACAGGAAATTTTAAGTAACAGCTGTAATGTTCCTGCCAATTCCACGGGGCTTGAAGCCAACTGGAAAATGGATGAAGGCAGTGGAATGGGAGCCTTGGATGCTACGGCAAATACCCATTTTGCAACCCTGATCAATATGACAGACGCAAACTGGAGAACAGACGTTGCCTGTACTTCATCTCTTGCGGTAAAAGATCTTGAATCTGTAAAAGAGAACAGTGCGGCCTATCCGAATCCTGTCAAACGCGGAAATGATATTCATTTTGTCATTAACGACAACGCTGCAACTGAAGTGGCCTTGTATGATGTTTCAGGAAAATTATTTAAAAAACAGAATATTAATCAAAATAATAATGCAGTCAATACGCAGGATTTAATCAGTGGTACTTATATTTACAAAATTACATCCTCAAACAGTAAAGTACTATCAACGGGTAAAGTAATCGTGAAGTAA
- a CDS encoding endo-beta-N-acetylglucosaminidase H: MKKKSIFATLIAMMLQSGSLINAQQLSPTGICYVEVNNNNLLNAGAYKLQTSNSYLFNVVNIFAANINYDTSRGRAYLYSNNNVTKVLTNADTYIKPLQQKGMKVVLTILGNHQGAGICNFPTREAAKDFALQLANTVNTYGLDGIDFDDEYSEYGNNGTGQPNDSSFVMLVQELRALLPNKIISFYYYGPAASRLSWNGARVGDNVNYSWNAMYGTFSAPNVPPLTKAQISPAAVWMGNTSNSTTTSLATQTKNGGYGVFMWYDLHGTNETAQLSAGTQTLYGEPTVLSGTLQSWTQGTNCDAPIGLYTSNLTGTSAKLNWSAVGTNTYDVDYKPASSTTWTNAVTATSSTSVTISGLTANTDYDWRIRTNCSVKSAYMFAPRFTSASGTTPTGSYALSLDGSTESGAAGSMNLSGSALSFEGWIKPSSFKSASPYISSIMGTEVSDSNSAFLRLGDAGLANNKLQFVVSINNVQQKLASATALNANTWYHVAATYDGANMKIYINGVLDATKAQTGSVNSTGAFNVGYLYNTSRNFNGKIDEVRVWKRALSQTEISQNMCNVSVPATSLAAYWKFNEGSGSTVQDTSGNGVTLTLTGVDSSNWGTDLPCATGSSLLARNASSQKTISEGQINGKNQIKLYPNPVSKSSSLTVSVPDEYSKGKLTVYDYNGRIVDTQSLNSGNNQYELNRISAGNYIVQFESHDGNLKQSEKLIVK; encoded by the coding sequence ATGAAAAAAAAATCCATCTTTGCCACACTGATTGCCATGATGCTTCAGTCAGGTTCTCTGATCAACGCACAGCAGCTTAGCCCTACAGGGATATGCTATGTGGAAGTGAATAACAACAACCTCCTGAATGCGGGAGCGTACAAACTGCAGACATCAAACAGCTACCTGTTTAATGTTGTGAATATCTTTGCGGCCAATATTAATTATGATACCAGCCGTGGAAGAGCCTATCTCTATTCCAATAATAATGTTACCAAGGTTCTTACCAATGCAGATACCTACATAAAGCCCCTTCAGCAGAAAGGAATGAAAGTAGTACTCACTATTTTGGGGAACCATCAGGGAGCGGGAATCTGTAATTTTCCTACCCGTGAAGCAGCAAAAGACTTTGCATTACAGCTTGCCAATACAGTGAATACTTACGGTCTTGATGGAATTGATTTTGATGATGAATACTCAGAATATGGAAATAACGGAACAGGGCAGCCTAATGACAGTTCCTTTGTAATGCTTGTTCAGGAACTCAGAGCATTATTACCGAATAAGATTATTTCATTCTACTATTATGGTCCCGCAGCTTCAAGACTTTCCTGGAACGGAGCCAGAGTAGGAGATAATGTTAACTACAGCTGGAATGCGATGTATGGAACCTTCTCCGCTCCCAATGTACCTCCTCTCACCAAAGCACAAATTTCTCCTGCAGCGGTTTGGATGGGAAATACTTCCAATTCTACCACCACCAGCCTGGCCACTCAAACTAAAAACGGCGGATACGGCGTATTCATGTGGTATGATTTGCATGGAACCAATGAAACAGCACAGCTTTCAGCAGGAACTCAGACATTGTACGGAGAACCTACTGTTTTAAGCGGTACTTTACAGTCCTGGACACAGGGAACCAATTGTGATGCCCCTATCGGATTATATACAAGCAATCTTACAGGAACAAGCGCGAAACTGAATTGGTCAGCTGTAGGAACCAATACCTATGATGTTGATTATAAACCCGCTTCTTCAACTACCTGGACAAATGCAGTAACAGCAACAAGTTCTACTTCTGTAACGATTTCCGGATTAACAGCTAATACTGATTACGACTGGAGAATCAGAACCAATTGCAGCGTGAAAAGTGCCTATATGTTTGCGCCAAGATTTACCAGTGCCTCAGGAACCACTCCTACAGGATCTTATGCTTTGTCTCTGGATGGAAGTACAGAATCAGGAGCTGCCGGAAGTATGAATCTAAGCGGTTCAGCATTGTCTTTTGAAGGTTGGATCAAACCTTCTTCATTCAAATCGGCTTCTCCATATATTTCTTCTATTATGGGAACTGAAGTAAGCGACAGCAATTCTGCGTTCTTACGATTAGGAGACGCCGGTCTGGCCAATAATAAACTGCAATTTGTAGTCAGTATTAATAATGTACAGCAAAAACTGGCCTCTGCAACAGCTTTAAATGCCAATACATGGTATCATGTAGCTGCAACGTATGATGGAGCCAATATGAAAATCTATATCAATGGTGTTCTGGATGCCACTAAAGCACAAACCGGAAGTGTAAATTCAACAGGAGCATTCAATGTAGGATATTTATACAACACGTCAAGGAACTTCAATGGAAAAATAGATGAGGTAAGAGTATGGAAACGTGCACTAAGCCAAACGGAAATCAGTCAGAATATGTGTAATGTATCTGTTCCGGCTACTTCACTGGCTGCTTACTGGAAGTTTAACGAAGGAAGTGGTTCTACCGTTCAGGATACTTCAGGAAACGGAGTGACTTTAACGTTGACAGGCGTAGACTCTTCTAATTGGGGAACAGATCTGCCATGTGCAACGGGAAGTTCCCTATTGGCAAGAAATGCTTCGAGCCAAAAGACAATAAGTGAAGGGCAGATAAATGGTAAAAATCAAATCAAATTATATCCTAATCCGGTAAGCAAATCTTCATCACTTACGGTCTCTGTTCCGGATGAATATAGTAAAGGAAAATTAACGGTTTATGATTATAACGGAAGAATTGTAGACACCCAATCACTGAACTCAGGAAACAATCAATATGAATTGAACAGAATTTCAGCAGGAAACTACATTGTTCAGTTTGAATCTCATGACGGAAACCTGAAACAGTCAGAAAAACTAATTGTAAAATAA